A genomic segment from Nocardiopsis sp. Huas11 encodes:
- the lon gene encoding endopeptidase La has product MSETSASVTFPVLPLDDDVVLPGMVVPVDMSNSDVRAAVEAAQAVASSGDSAKGPEVLIVPRVDGSYAAVGTVGVVEQVGRTPEGKPAAVLRGTARARVGSGTTGPGAALWVLATVHTAPKDQPGRVQEAAREYKSLLTSYLHKRGAWQVLDGVQQVSDPGLLADRGGYSPFLTAERKLELLETYDVLERLRLLSEWTREHLAELDVSETIDRDVEEGVEKQQREFLLRRQMEAIRKELNELDGRSSSEEEDYRVRVEEADLPEHVRKAALAEVDKLERAGDSSPESGWIRTWLDTVLDMPWNERTEDAYDIAGAREILDADHTGLDDVKERITEYLAVRKRRADQGLGVIGGRRSGAVLALVGPPGVGKTSLGESVARAMGRNFTRVALGGVRDEAEIRGHRRTYVGALPGRIVRAIKESGSMNPVVLLDEIDKVGSDFRGDPTAALLEVLDPAQNHTFRDHYLEVDLDLSDVVFLATANALDTIPGPLLDRMELVELDGYTEDEKVAIGRDHLLRRQVERAGLVTTEGDPEVEITDDALRTLAAEYTREAGVRGLERTIARILRKIAAAAALGEASPPVRVDTGDLSGYLGRPRHTPETASRTSVPGVATGLAVTGAGGDVLFVEASLADPESGASGLTITGQLGDVMRESAQIALSYLRARGAELELPVGDLKERGVHLHVPAGAVPKDGPSAGVTMTTALASLLSGRAVRHDVAMTGEVSLTGRVLPIGGVKQKLLAAHRAGVTTVLIPERNEPDLDDVPEEVLGQLTVHAVGDVRQVLELALESAQRVAEGVSAAA; this is encoded by the coding sequence ATGAGTGAGACTTCCGCCAGCGTGACCTTCCCGGTGCTGCCCCTCGACGACGACGTCGTCCTCCCGGGCATGGTCGTGCCGGTCGACATGTCCAACTCCGACGTACGCGCCGCCGTGGAAGCCGCCCAGGCGGTCGCCAGCTCCGGCGACTCCGCGAAGGGGCCCGAGGTCCTGATCGTGCCGCGCGTGGACGGCTCCTACGCCGCCGTGGGCACCGTCGGCGTGGTCGAGCAGGTGGGCCGCACCCCCGAGGGCAAGCCCGCCGCCGTGCTGCGCGGCACCGCGCGCGCCCGGGTCGGCAGCGGCACCACCGGACCCGGCGCCGCCCTGTGGGTCCTGGCCACCGTCCACACCGCGCCCAAGGACCAGCCGGGCCGCGTCCAGGAGGCGGCCCGCGAGTACAAGTCCCTGCTCACCAGCTACCTGCACAAGCGCGGCGCCTGGCAGGTGCTGGACGGCGTTCAACAGGTCAGCGACCCCGGGCTGCTGGCGGACCGGGGCGGTTACTCCCCCTTCCTGACCGCCGAGCGCAAGCTCGAACTCCTTGAGACCTACGACGTCCTGGAGCGCCTGCGCCTGCTCAGCGAGTGGACCCGTGAGCACCTCGCCGAGCTCGACGTCTCCGAGACCATCGACCGCGACGTCGAGGAGGGCGTCGAGAAGCAGCAGCGCGAGTTCCTGCTCCGGCGGCAGATGGAGGCCATCCGCAAGGAGCTCAACGAGCTCGACGGCCGCTCCTCCAGCGAGGAGGAGGACTACCGCGTGCGGGTGGAGGAGGCCGACCTGCCCGAGCACGTCCGCAAGGCCGCGCTGGCCGAGGTGGACAAGCTGGAGAGGGCAGGGGACTCCTCTCCCGAGTCCGGGTGGATCCGCACCTGGCTGGACACCGTCCTGGACATGCCCTGGAACGAGCGCACCGAGGACGCCTACGACATCGCCGGGGCGCGCGAGATCCTGGACGCCGACCACACCGGGCTGGACGACGTCAAGGAGCGGATCACCGAGTACCTGGCGGTGCGCAAGCGACGCGCGGACCAGGGGCTGGGCGTGATCGGCGGGCGCCGCAGCGGAGCCGTGCTGGCGCTGGTCGGCCCGCCCGGGGTCGGCAAGACCTCGCTGGGCGAGTCGGTGGCCCGTGCGATGGGCCGCAACTTCACCCGTGTCGCGCTCGGCGGCGTCCGCGACGAGGCGGAGATCCGCGGGCACCGGCGCACCTACGTGGGCGCCCTTCCCGGCCGGATCGTCCGCGCGATCAAGGAGTCCGGGTCGATGAACCCGGTCGTGCTCCTGGACGAGATCGACAAGGTGGGCTCCGACTTCCGCGGCGACCCGACGGCGGCGCTGCTGGAGGTGCTCGACCCCGCTCAGAACCACACGTTCCGCGACCACTACCTGGAGGTCGACCTCGACCTGTCGGACGTGGTGTTCCTGGCCACCGCCAACGCCCTGGACACCATCCCCGGGCCGCTGCTGGACCGGATGGAACTGGTGGAGCTGGACGGCTACACCGAGGACGAGAAGGTCGCGATCGGCCGGGACCACCTCCTGCGCCGGCAGGTCGAGCGGGCGGGGCTGGTCACCACCGAGGGCGACCCGGAGGTGGAGATCACCGACGACGCCCTGCGCACGCTCGCCGCGGAGTACACCCGTGAGGCGGGTGTGCGCGGGCTGGAGCGGACCATCGCCCGCATCCTGCGCAAGATCGCCGCGGCGGCGGCCCTGGGCGAGGCGTCTCCGCCGGTGCGGGTGGACACCGGTGACCTGAGCGGCTACCTGGGGCGGCCCCGGCACACACCGGAGACGGCGAGCCGTACGTCGGTGCCGGGTGTGGCGACCGGCCTGGCGGTGACGGGGGCCGGCGGCGACGTCCTGTTCGTCGAGGCGTCGCTGGCCGACCCGGAGTCGGGCGCGAGCGGGCTGACGATCACCGGCCAGCTCGGCGACGTCATGCGCGAGTCGGCGCAGATCGCCCTGTCCTACCTGCGGGCCCGGGGCGCCGAACTGGAGCTGCCGGTGGGCGACCTGAAGGAGCGCGGCGTCCACCTGCACGTGCCGGCGGGCGCGGTGCCCAAGGACGGTCCGAGCGCGGGCGTGACGATGACGACCGCACTGGCCTCACTGCTGTCGGGCCGGGCGGTGCGACACGACGTGGCCATGACGGGAGAGGTGTCCCTGACCGGCCGGGTCCTGCCGATCGGCGGCGTCAAGCAGAAGCTGCTGGCGGCGCACCGGGCGGGGGTCACCACGGTGCTCATCCCCGAGCGCAACGAGCCGGATCTGGACGACGTGCCCGAGGAGGTGCTGGGTCAGCTGACCGTGCACGCGGTGGGCGACGTGCGCCAGGTCTTGGAGCTGGCGCTGGAGTCGGCCCAGCGCGTGGCCGAGGGGGTC